ATGGGGATAAGATGGAGAACATCAACataaaaaaattgcaattgaaagaaatgattCGAATTATGGAGATGAAGTtagaaaaattgaaatacTCAGTTGAGATCAAATGATCATAAGGTTGGATATATGAGGTCTTGATATGTAAATCAACACGCTTGAAAAGTAGCCAACTCcatcaaaagagaaagcCTGAGGGAAAAAATGAGGAATTAGTCCTTCTACAAGTTATGCAGCTATGCCAATAATCTGTAAAGTTAAAAAATTCATAGCTTGCACAAACCACAATAAATGTTAAATTGATAAAGTGGCGAGCTGACTTGATAGGCGTTTGCATTATAATGCAACTACTTGCTATATATAGGTTTCCCCCACCTTGGGTGGATAGAATTTTTCTTGATACTGGAACTGGGACGAGACAACTGCCTTCCTAGCGTAAGACGCCCCGCCCCTTACTGTATCTAAGCGAAAAACGAAAGCTTATTAGAGAGCTGGGGAAAGTCTCACTTACcagatgttgaaaagatcacGTGTTTTCTATATTACTTCAACTTTTGCCCGTTCAAACTTTTAGAATGGCAAGGTCAGTATTAAGAAGAACGATGTCCAGTCTACCTAAGCATAATCCTTATTTCCAGATAGGTGGTAAAGATATATGGAGTTTAGTCAATGAGACTGCTGCTTCTAGAGAATCTCTTACTGGGAAGAAAACTGTAAATTTGGGACAAGGCTTTTTTTCCTACAGTCCTCCTCCATTTGCAATCCAAGCTGCCAAAGAGGCACTAGACGTTCCTGCCTTTAACCAATATGCACCTCCTAGAGGGAGACCAGAGCTGATTGGTTCACTGATTGAAGCATATTCTTCCTATTACCCAGAGAAGCTAACCCCATCCCAGATAATGGTTAGTACCGGTGCCAATGAAGGTATGTTATCCATGTTTCTTGCATTTTTGACTCCCGGCGACGAAGTCGTTGTTTTTGAACCTTTTTTTGACCAATACATCAGTAATATAGAGATTCCTGGTGGGAAGGTGGTGTATGTTCCATTGCATCCCCCTCAATGTTTTGACCAAGAAACTGTAAACTCCTCTGACTGGAAAATAAATTTTACTGAGTTAGAGAACTCAATAAATGAAAGGACAAAGATGATAGTGCTTAATACTCCGCATAACCCTATaggaaaagttttttctcGTGATGAACTACAAAGAATAGGTGATATATGTGTTCGGAACAACATCATTATTCTGGCGGATGAGGTCTACGAGAACCTTTACTACAAAGAACACATTAAGATGGCAACACTTTCACCGGAGATTTCCCGGCTAACTGTTACAGTCGGTAGTGCAGGCAAGTCCTTTGCTGCTACTGGATGGCGCATTGGGTGGTTGATCGGACATAAAGATTTAATCAGTGTTGCTTGTCTAGCGCATACCCGCATCTGTTTTGCTAGCCCTTCACCTTTACAGATTGCCTGTGCATCAGCTTTGAGAACTGCCAAATCCGTGGGTTACTTCGAGGAAACGCGTAAGCAGTATACTTACAAATACAAAATTCTTACGGACGTATTTGACAAGTTGGGGTTGCCCTATACTATTGCCGAAGGTGGTTATTTCCTACTAGTGAATTTTAAGAAGCTTAAATTTCCAGACTCTGTCGAGTTTCCAGAGGAGATTCAGAACAAGCCTAGAGATTTTAAACTCTGCTACTGGCTAATTCAAGAGTTCGGTGTAGTATCAATTCCACCCACAGAGTTTTTCATTGAAGAACATAAGATGGTGGTAAAAGACTGTTTGCGATTTGCCGTCTGCAAGGATGATCAGATGCTGCGAGAAGCGGCTAGGTGTCTTGAGCGATTAAAAGATTATATACAATACTAAGTGTAGACTGAGTTTGAGTTATCGTATTTTTTACCGAGTAAAACGCGAAATTTCAAGATGGTAAAGTGTGTGTGGACCTTTGACAAGTATTTATGGGTGGAACAAAGATAGAGGACGAAAATAATGCATGCTGCCTCTCAAAAGAACTTGATATCAACCCTTTGTGGCAGACAGATGAGACTTCTCGGGATGAGCTAGTTCAAGAAGCCCTACTTTTAGAAAGCAAATCTGGATCTAAGCCTGCCCACATAGCTCAGCTTCTAGACGATTCAGAATGGTACAGGCCATCTTCGTTCAACGAAAGTACTGTATCTCCTAGGCCGTATAATAAATCCAATCATTCGGCAATTAGTACGTGCAAAGAAGGCAAATCGATTGAGACTCAAGGTTGCCAAACGAATTTTAAGACAGCTCCTTCCTCGACAAGTTgtatttcaaaaacaaagGGAGCTACGAAGGCTACAAAAATCTTGACCGATAAAAGATCAGCTTCACCAAAGGCTCTGGGTATGACTAGGGAAATGAAAGACCTATGGGCAGGGGCTGCTTGGCATTTAAGGGATAATCCTGAGTACTTTTCTTCCAAGCATCAAAGGAAGAGGTTAACTCAACCCAACAACCGTTGCAACTTTCACGATTCTCAAACATCGCAGGAAACTCATACAGGTTCGAAGAAAGCTAAGAAGGAATCTGAgagaccaagaaaagaacaaaTTAAAGCCAAATCTAAAGAGGTATGCTTAAAAATTAAGAATAACGAGTTACCTCAAGTTGAAACTCAATTTGAAAGTCCTGACAAACAGCCCACCTTGGAAGAGCCTTCAAAAAGGTTTCAAAACAAGATTTGGTTCATTGAATACGATCCTCACAATGAAAGTCAAAGTGTTTTAGTAGGAAACAGGAAGTTTTTCGTAGACGAGATCTATGAGAAACAGGAATCTCCTGTAACTATCTCTAATGCCAAATCTGCATTTGCTCTAGTGAACGAAACCAAAAACCGATACTGGAACGATGAAAATTTACCCCCAACTGCAGTTTATTTATCGATGCCTGTTTCTTCCTATAGGGAAAAATATCAGCTTATTTTTCCAAAGGACGAAGAACTAAATCCTTTCGAAGAAATTGGTCGAATGATGGAGATTTCCGCATTGTTTTATCTCCCCTTGAAGTATGCCTCCCTTGTTCGCAATGAAGATTCCTTTGCGAATTGCATCGTTGGACAGTTTATTAAGGCATACGAGAGATCGCATTACGAGGTcatcttgaagaaaattgaagagtaCAACATACTCATTGATAGTTTACGAAGTTCTGGTGTCATATATGATCATATAAGAGCCCAGACAAAAGTACCCCGGCCTATGATTTATGAGATTCTTAATCAAGTTTATGCCCGCACTGTGTCTCCAAATTCGAAAAAGCTCCGTCAGTACAAGGCGTTCTCAAATTATGTTTATGGAGAATTACTTCCAAACTTTTTAACGCAAGCCTTTAATGAAGTGAAACTTGATTCAAGTTCCAAGTTCATAGATCTAGGTTCTGGTGTCGGAAACTGCGTCTTTCAGGCTGCTCTTGAGTATGGGTGTGAAAGTTTCGGCTGCGAAATTATGGAACATGCTTCTTTCCTCAGTGAGTTACAGTTGattgagttcaaaactAGATGCGatatctttggaatcaagCCTGGGAAAGTTGAGTTTTTTCTGAGACAAACCTTTGAAGATAATCTACAGGTTTCGGAAGTGGTTTCCAAATGTGAAGTAATACTGGTGAACAATTACCTCTTTGACGCCACTTTGAACTCGAAAGtcatttctcttttccaGTGTCTCAAAGAAAGTATCGGGACAAAAATAGTCAGTCTTAAGCCAGTGATTCCTCTCAACTATACCATTCACGATGACCTTACTTTGACCAATGTTTTATCCTTTATGAAAACTAAGAGAAGTGTCTACAGCGAAAATAGTGTTTCTTGGACCTGTAAAGGAGGCGTTTACTACCTAACAGAAGTTGTTGCCGATGTTCCAATAGAATTAATGGGCAGCTCCACGAGGCAATCTAAGTCACACAATTGAAAACCATTTTATTGGATGCAGTTATACAGGTATATCAAAGCGATGTAATAGATGGATGATCATTCATCAACTCCAACGTGTACCAACTCTTTGAGTATCTTAGATACAGTAAGAATGTGCCACGGGAACGGATTGCATGTTTCATCTACAATTGAAGCGTACCAAAAGTTTTTTAGGTCTGCCAAATTTCGATATTGGCAAAgcatcttcttcatcaagtCTACAGGATCGATGAAAGCAGGACAACTTAATAGATTCACTTCCAAAATGCTCTTTCCTTCCGTCAAATTCGCCGTTTGAATCAAATATCCTGTTCGTATAGGTATTCTattgatttgatttgaaagtGGCACAGGTATAGAGAGAACTAATCCGAGAAGTTCCTCTGAGATGTTCACAATGGTTCCATCGGACTCTGAATAAAAATTTCCAGAGGTGTTAAACGCCGGAGAACTTGGCGTTTGGAACATGTTGCTGCTAATATCCGGACTGTCAAATCTGGAGCCTAGGGATTCGGCGGTGTTAGGATATATCCCGGCAGTGGAGTCAGGATACATAGTAGTGGTCATCACATTATTGACACCACCGCTGCCCTCACTTTCTCTGCTTACCCCACTTAGCTTCAGAGTCGGTTCCAAGTCTATCGTAAGGACTACTAAATAAATACTTTTATTCAATAGTGATAACCTCTTCCACTGTATCAATTCGTCATCTGGAATTATGTTGTTCAACCTTGTTAAAATCAAGTATGACTTTCCAGGGTGGCATTTAATGTATTCCATAGTGATACTCCAAATATCATTGctaatttcttcaaaacttttcatcagGTTAGCACCTCCATTCAGAAATTTTCTTCGCTCTGAATACCATGCCTTCACTTCCCTTAGGCCACCATACTGATCGGTCCAGCATGCGGCGCACCAGCTTTTATCTGTAGCTCTGTCATAGGCAAGATGGATATATAAGTCGTCTATGATCAATTGTCTAGCAATTGGCACTTTTGTTAATTTGAAATTAATTGCTGAAGGGATTTCTTGTGCAATTAGCGCAATATTGTTTGTAAAATGACCGCTAGTCACTAAACAGTATAACTGCAGTGAAATTCTTGTTAACACTTTTTGAGAGGGGACACAGTAACTGCCAtcaatcaaaaaaaaatcgtTCAACGGAATGCTTTTTTGTGAAATGGAAATATTTTTTATCTCAGACCCTTTTCTATAATTCGCATTAGGACCATTTgttgatttcttcttccttctctttgattctgaagaagaatttaAGTTCAGCAAACGAGATATGGAATCTCGCAATTCTCTCAAAACCTGGGAAGTTTCTATAACGCTGACCAACGAAGTAAAAGGATTTATAAAAATAATCAGAAGGGGCATTTCCGGTTTCAGCCTGTTACAAATGTCGTTTAAATGACTTTGTAAGGTATCGTGCACATTTTTCCAGTACGATTTTTCTTGTTCGTTAGGTGTTATCCGTAGCACTGAATCATTTGCAATTTCGATCAGAGACATTTCTCCTAGTTTGTTGGTTTTATATTCCTCCTGTAAGTTTCCAATAAAATCAGTGGCCTGAGCAAGAAACTGTGGCCCAAAATCTGGAACAATTGCAATGGCCTGGAAATTGTTAGGACCTTCGAGAGGCTGCAATCCTAAAgatttccaaaactttgCGGAAGTAATGCCTACACTCAGGTCCTCATCTGATCGTTTAACATTAATCATAGTTGGGGTTGTGTGGATCAAGAGATTAGTGTCATTTGGCAgcattttttcaatgaagcCTTCCTGAGTCGTTGGCAGCGATGGTGATCCCAAAAAGGCCTCATTTGAAACTGAGTCTCTGGAGTCATATTCTATACTTGTGGTGCTAGGACAGTTCTCTCTGTTTACTATATTAAATAGACCATCACTTATTCTGCCAGGTCCAACAAAATCTAGTAAACTTAATTTTTCGATTCCCGGAAGAACATCTCGAACTAGCttgtcaacttttgattGCACCTGATGATCATGACGACATTTGTTAGAAAAGGAGCCAGGTAAATCAAATAATATAGCTTTTAGAAGAATGGGTAGCTCTTGATTCAAACGATCTTTGCTTAAACTCGGGGCTTTGTATAGAAAGCAGACGGGAATAGAATACAACGGGACGGTTCGCATTATGAACGGTACCCAATTTTGGCTCAAATTGTCCATCGTATCGTTAGAACCACCCGATGGAATTGGAATAGTTGTCAGGGCTGAATTGTTGCACTCCCTGATATGAATCCTTAAATTACCGGCAACTGTATTTCTCTCTacttccaactttttccCTTCGTTGTGGTCTGATCCATCTATCATGTCAAAGTCAGCCTGTGGGCTCGCTTCATCACCTTCAGAACTTTTCATTACTTGATAAAAGTCCTCTTGGATCTTGGTcttatcattttcctttttctctccttctttttgtaTCAAATCTCTTCGGtcttgatatttttcattattatactcctcctcttcctcttcctcttcctccttaAGTAGTCTATCCTGGTCGTCATCACTGTCCGATTCGAGGTCACTATCTTCCTCTCTAGTCCAGCTATTTCCCGAGATCCCAACTCCTGTTGTTGGCGCTTTCAAAAATAGTTTCGCATTTGTAAGGGAGTCCTTGTGTGGGCCTGATGGAGACTCGCTTCGATCTACATAAAACTTTCCTCCTGTGGAGTATTTGATATCTATATTATCATGAATTACCGGATTGAATCGAAGTGGAGAAAAAACTGAAGTAGCTTTGTGAACGCAAGGGGATATTTCGGAGATAATGGGGAGAGGTGCAGGTTCTGGAGCCCCCGGATCTTCATAAAACGGATTCGTTGTGGTGGGTAGCTTGACTGGCTCTTTTGAATTCATAACAAATGACTCTCCATTAGGTGATGcaatttcattctcttcagcttcctctccaaaaagttcattCCATTCACTTTTAGGTAGACTTATTTCTTCGTTCATTACATCGTCTAGCACCCCGTCGAAGTAAGCATCAGAGATATCAACCTCAACAATTGGCGAAGGACATGTTGCTTCTAATGCTGGAGAAATAGAATCTTTAACCCCCTTTATATTGTCTTCCTCTGGAGGAAGACAGAAGTCTTGAAGTTCTTCGATCGCCTCTTCCACTCCATGATTTTGTTGCTCCTTAATGTAACTAATACGTTGGTCTAACAACTTGAAAGGGTCATACTGACTACTTGGTGGAATTGTACCATCTATGTTGACACCGTATTGTACAAAACATAACGAAAGAGGCCACGCAATAAATCGCAGACTTGTTGAGCCATCTCCAGTATGTGAATCCTCCAAAAAGCTAGAAATGTGGGGCGATAAGTTATTTAAATGGTTCACATTGGGAACAACTTTTACCCATCTTGtattcttttcatcaatgaatATGTTATTGTATTTTTTAAGGAGCTGTAGTAATCGCTCATAATCTTTAGGTGGGTCGGACGTGattgaatctttgagacATCCATTTACAGCAAAATTGCATCGAATGCCAGATGGGCAAAGATAGATGGCATAACTTGATTTCTGAACTGTAGTTTCTAAATTCTCTCTGCTTGCAAGATTATAAAATCTTGGATTCTCGGCTACTGTCGTTGAAACTAATACTTCGTTCTTATGGTTAATCATGAGATCTAATCTCAAAACGTTAAAGTAGTTAAAATTATCAGTCTGAAGCAACAGATGTGTGCTAAATGGAAACACCTTTGAGCTAGAATTTTTGACAGGGCAATTGTCTGCAAAGAGCTTTATGAGATGCTTCTTTAATGCTCTAAGAAAATTGATATATATGTTGTTTATCAATTTGGAGCTTGATGggttttgaaagagatcaTTACTGGTAAACATACCCAATGTAATCCGCTTGACTGAAATTGTAGAGGAGTGTATAAGAGACAGAAATTCGTCTTGCTCAAATACTGAAATGTTTTGCCCTGTCGTATCAATCCAAAAACACCAATAATCTTTCAGATGTGCTATGCTGTAAATACCTTTGTTGCTCAATTTTGCAGAAAGCAGTAATTCTAAATCATGCACTAGAGGACACTTTCCTTTGCTTTTGTTCTTGGCTTCTTTGTGATCCTGAAGCTCGCTGTCAATGCGGTAGGCGGAATAGTACACAGCATCAAACCTTGCCATTCTAAACGAGTTGGTATCATGAAACGACTTTTTTAATGATCTTTCGACCGACAACGAGTCATCATTATATAATCCATCTTTTAGTGCACCCAGCTTGTTGATAGTATCGAGTATGGGGCTTGAATCATATGGGTGCCATTGCGACATCTCCAACCACCCCAGATACCCACGAAACTCTAAGAACCAGAAAAGAAGTAGACTCATTACATAATAATAGATGTAACACTTTTGTTAGTGTACGGCACAAATATCTTGGAATCGATTGAAAATCTAGTCACCTTCGACAATACAACTGTTAGCTTCCGATGGCAAGTAAGTAAAATAATTTGAACTTTATTAGTACTGGATATTAACTTGTGTAGAAACTAAAGCACGAAATGTGGTAATCAAGCTACTATCTACGGCTCAAACAGGATATACAAAGACTCTCCTCAGGCCAAGGCAAACTGGCCCTATCAGTCAGGTACGATATGACCCTCGAGTCAAAAGACATGTTCTGTTCACAGAATCtaagagaagaaaaatgggGGAACTAGCAAAACCTTGGGACTTCACAAGAGGCGCTTTTagattcaagaaatgaatttAAGCTTGAAGTAGTAAAACAGACTGTTAACTTTGAGTCCCTTTGGATGTTACTGTACTCATGATGCTGTAAATAGATAAAAATGCTTAGGAGAATGTTTACATTTAAGTAAGAGGATATCATATATCGGGTATTGTAGGTttaattttctttctgtcCGAATGAAGTTCACTTCCCCAACATTTGTGAACTGTTGCTACTGTATCTTATTAGTAGTGCCCTACCTTATTTTTGGTATCGAGTGCGAAAAGAgagatgaaaatgaaaacgGAAACTAAACCCAACTTCACAATTCAGACGCACGGCTAAATGAGTGAAACTCACAAGAATCAGCTTGATAAAG
This is a stretch of genomic DNA from Komagataella phaffii GS115 chromosome 3, complete sequence. It encodes these proteins:
- a CDS encoding Kynurenine aminotransferase, catalyzes formation of kynurenic acid from kynurenine is translated as MARSVLRRTMSSLPKHNPYFQIGGKDIWSLVNETAASRESLTGKKTVNLGQGFFSYSPPPFAIQAAKEALDVPAFNQYAPPRGRPELIGSLIEAYSSYYPEKLTPSQIMVSTGANEGMLSMFLAFLTPGDEVVVFEPFFDQYISNIEIPGGKVVYVPLHPPQCFDQETVNSSDWKINFTELENSINERTKMIVLNTPHNPIGKVFSRDELQRIGDICVRNNIIILADEVYENLYYKEHIKMATLSPEISRLTVTVGSAGKSFAATGWRIGWLIGHKDLISVACLAHTRICFASPSPLQIACASALRTAKSVGYFEETRKQYTYKYKILTDVFDKLGLPYTIAEGGYFLLVNFKKLKFPDSVEFPEEIQNKPRDFKLCYWLIQEFGVVSIPPTEFFIEEHKMVVKDCLRFAVCKDDQMLREAARCLERLKDYIQY
- a CDS encoding Subunit of the RNA polymerase II mediator complex codes for the protein MSLLLFWFLEFRGYLGWLEMSQWHPYDSSPILDTINKLGALKDGLYNDDSLSVERSLKKSFHDTNSFRMARFDAVYYSAYRIDSELQDHKEAKNKSKGKCPLVHDLELLLSAKLSNKGIYSIAHLKDYWCFWIDTTGQNISVFEQDEFLSLIHSSTISVKRITLGMFTSNDLFQNPSSSKLINNIYINFLRALKKHLIKLFADNCPVKNSSSKVFPFSTHLLLQTDNFNYFNVLRLDLMINHKNEVLVSTTVAENPRFYNLASRENLETTVQKSSYAIYLCPSGIRCNFAVNGCLKDSITSDPPKDYERLLQLLKKYNNIFIDEKNTRWVKVVPNVNHLNNLSPHISSFLEDSHTGDGSTSLRFIAWPLSLCFVQYGVNIDGTIPPSSQYDPFKLLDQRISYIKEQQNHGVEEAIEELQDFCLPPEEDNIKGVKDSISPALEATCPSPIVEVDISDAYFDGVLDDVMNEEISLPKSEWNELFGEEAEENEIASPNGESFVMNSKEPVKLPTTTNPFYEDPGAPEPAPLPIISEISPCVHKATSVFSPLRFNPVIHDNIDIKYSTGGKFYVDRSESPSGPHKDSLTNAKLFLKAPTTGVGISGNSWTREEDSDLESDSDDDQDRLLKEEEEEEEEEYNNEKYQDRRDLIQKEGEKKENDKTKIQEDFYQVMKSSEGDEASPQADFDMIDGSDHNEGKKLEVERNTVAGNLRIHIRECNNSALTTIPIPSGGSNDTMDNLSQNWVPFIMRTVPLYSIPVCFLYKAPSLSKDRLNQELPILLKAILFDLPGSFSNKCRHDHQVQSKVDKLVRDVLPGIEKLSLLDFVGPGRISDGLFNIVNRENCPSTTSIEYDSRDSVSNEAFLGSPSLPTTQEGFIEKMLPNDTNLLIHTTPTMINVKRSDEDLSVGITSAKFWKSLGLQPLEGPNNFQAIAIVPDFGPQFLAQATDFIGNLQEEYKTNKLGEMSLIEIANDSVLRITPNEQEKSYWKNVHDTLQSHLNDICNRLKPEMPLLIIFINPFTSLVSVIETSQVLRELRDSISRLLNLNSSSESKRRKKKSTNGPNANYRKGSEIKNISISQKSIPLNDFFLIDGSYCVPSQKVLTRISLQLYCLVTSGHFTNNIALIAQEIPSAINFKLTKVPIARQLIIDDLYIHLAYDRATDKSWCAACWTDQYGGLREVKAWYSERRKFLNGGANLMKSFEEISNDIWSITMEYIKCHPGKSYLILTRLNNIIPDDELIQWKRLSLLNKSIYLVVLTIDLEPTLKLSGVSRESEGSGGVNNVMTTTMYPDSTAGIYPNTAESLGSRFDSPDISSNMFQTPSSPAFNTSGNFYSESDGTIVNISEELLGLVLSIPVPLSNQINRIPIRTGYLIQTANLTEGKSILEVNLLSCPAFIDPVDLMKKMLCQYRNLADLKNFWYASIVDETCNPFPWHILTVSKILKELVHVGVDE
- a CDS encoding mitochondrial 54S ribosomal protein YmL39, whose amino-acid sequence is MAKTKARNVVIKLLSTAQTGYTKTLLRPRQTGPISQVRYDPRVKRHVLFTESKRRKMGELAKPWDFTRGAFRFKK